TTGAGCCCCTCTGCGGCTGCTTTTTTCGGGCCGTTTTTGGCCTGCACGGACGGTTTGGTGATCAGCGGCACTTTCACTCTCGCCTCGCAATCGGCTACTGGAACAGCATCTTCAGCTGCTGGTACCGCCTCGCGCGCTCGTGCGAGTGGGACGGCTGCCGAACCGCTGTTATTTGGTCCCGAGAACGGGATTGTTCGCCGGCTAGAAACGCTCGTTCACGAACCGCAGCCCGCGTTCAATCCGCTGGTGTTTTGCGGCAGCAGTGGCACCGGCAAGACGAGCCTGGCAATGCTGCTCGTCGACCTGCGGGCTCAGCATCTGCAAACGACGAACGTTTTTCGCACGACAGGTGCCGACTTTGCCCGGGCTGCCAGTCATGCGCTCGAAACCGATTCAGTGGCCGAATATCGCAGTCGGATGGGCCGGGCCGATATTGTGCTGATTGACGAACTGCAACGCCTGGCCAATCGGGCTGCACCATTGGAAGAATTGCAGAATCGGCTGGACGGATGGTTGCGGCGTGGTTCGCTCGTGGTGGTCACGATGAAGACCTTGCCCGTCGAAACAGCTGGTCTTTCGCCCGGCGTGATCAGTCGCCTCTCGGCCGGCTTGTGTGTGCCACTGTTGCCTCCCGAACAGGCCACCCGCGCCGCACTGCTCGCTCATTATGCAGAACGTGAACAGCTGACGTTATCGACCGATGCCCGCGAACGTTTGGTGCAACGGACCAACTCCACGCCCGCGTTTTTGACTGCGGCTTCGCTCCGGCATGCACTCTTGCAGCTGGCTCATCTCTCGTCGACGAACAAGCGACCGATTGATGAAGCGCTGGTCGACGAACTGCTGGCCGATCATCTGCCTGACGAGAAAGCTACCTTGCGTCAGATTGTGACGACCGTGGCCAAGCACTTTGAGATCTCGCTCAGTGCCCTCAAGGGCGATTGCCGTCAGCGGAACCTGGTGATGGCTCGCGGCGTAGTGGTGCACCTGGCTCGGCAACTTACTTCGGCCAGCTTCGCCACAATTGGCGAACTGCTCGGCAAACGCGATCACACGACCATCCTCCATTCAGCCCGCAAAATCGTCGAACTCATCGACCTCGATCCTGAACTTCGTCAGCACGTCGAACATCTGCGGCAGCAATTGACCGCGACCGAGGTGCATCGATGAACTTCGTAGTTCAAGCTAGCTGCACGATTTTTCCTCCTGAGCCGGAAACGTTAGCGCCCAGAGTTCGTTCTGTTCTCGCTGGGCGAAATCTCCGGGCGCTGACGTTTCTGGCTCATGCATTGCAAAACCTGTCGATGGTTGTCGACAGCTGTGGTCGCGCTTGTTGCGCTGGGATAACACAATTTTTGTCATCGGCAACTCATCGACAGGCTCGAGCAGCTACCCACAATTGGCCGACAGTCGAGCGACGGGTTTTCAACGGCATGCTTTGGTTGCCTTTAGCGGCTCAAGTCGCGGCTGAGTCTGTTGTTACACATGTAGGCAGTCAAGTTATCGACTGCCGCGCGGCTCGCTTTTCTACTACTACCAGATACTTAAATCTTTAAATACAAGAACCAAGAAACCAGACATGGTCAGCAGTGAAGCTGCTTCGACCGGAGACGTTGAAAGGACAGCCAGTGAAGATTCGTTGTAACCGC
Above is a window of Anatilimnocola aggregata DNA encoding:
- a CDS encoding helix-turn-helix domain-containing protein, with product MSPSAAAFFGPFLACTDGLVISGTFTLASQSATGTASSAAGTASRARASGTAAEPLLFGPENGIVRRLETLVHEPQPAFNPLVFCGSSGTGKTSLAMLLVDLRAQHLQTTNVFRTTGADFARAASHALETDSVAEYRSRMGRADIVLIDELQRLANRAAPLEELQNRLDGWLRRGSLVVVTMKTLPVETAGLSPGVISRLSAGLCVPLLPPEQATRAALLAHYAEREQLTLSTDARERLVQRTNSTPAFLTAASLRHALLQLAHLSSTNKRPIDEALVDELLADHLPDEKATLRQIVTTVAKHFEISLSALKGDCRQRNLVMARGVVVHLARQLTSASFATIGELLGKRDHTTILHSARKIVELIDLDPELRQHVEHLRQQLTATEVHR